One Pyrococcus furiosus DSM 3638 genomic window, TTCCTCCTAAATACAAAACTAGTTCATTAGTGTTATCTACATGGATTAATTTTGCAATATAATCGTCGTAAAAACCACCAATAGAACATACTCCTAAGTTAAGCATAGATGCGATGAGATAAAAATTTTGCATAATATGGCCAGCTTCAAGGAGTAAATATCTATATCCTCTGTCTCCATACTTCAACCTTATTTTAGAGTAATCCCCTGTAATTATTAATATTAAACCAGCAGTTCTAATCCATTCTTGATTACCAAGAACCTTAACCAACGTATCTAAAAATTCATTTTTTTGTGAAATTTGATACTCTTCAATTTTAATTAATTCATGTGTAAGAGGATCATAATAATAAGATCCAAAAGGTAAGTCATCTACATTGAGCGATATCAAGTATACATGACAAGAATTTAGCCCTCCTGCAGTTGGAAAGGATCTATGATAAATGGAGTGATTTTCTTCATCTTGTATTAAAACAACGCCACTTGAGAGTTTAAGAAGTACAGAAAGTTCATTCAACTTAATTGGTTCATATGAAAATGTTCTGATAGATCTGCGAGTTACAATAGCCCGTACTAAATCATAAGAGAAGCTGGTTACATCAATTCTAGGTAGTTTTATTCTTGTTCTATCTACATACTGTTTAGATGGAAATAAAAATTCATCAATGTTTACTGTTCTGTAAAACTTTTGTATTCTCTCACTTGTTTCTTTGGCATTAGAGGGGTTTATACTTGTGTTCTTGTGAAATAATAACCCCAGATCTAATATGGTAGATTTTTTACGATTTTTTGTTACCTTCACAAAATAATGAACCATTCAGCATCACCTTATGGATATGGATGAGGAATACACCTTAGCTCTTCATAAGAATGACCTGAAAAGTTATACAATCGCTTATCACCCAAATACTGAATGTGACCCGCCAGGATACTTAGCAGTGGGGGGATTATTACCTTAACCACATGAATACCTGTTTTCCTGAGAATTTCCGGAGTGATATCAACTACGATTAAGTCCAGCACTTTGTTTTTTAAAAGTCTTATAAGCATGTTAAGATGCCTCTCTGCGGAGTCGAAGGAATAAACTGCTGAGGCTAATATTAGTGACTGTAATGAAAGTTCTTCATTACTATTTATAAAATCGATAAAATGGATGTACATTTTCGGATCTAAATATAAGGCTACGTGATCAGTAAAATTTTCTAATTGTTGTTTTGGACTTGGTTGTGTTAGTAGTTTCCATAGATATGTATGAAATGCCTCAGTTATTGCTTTTTTTAAACCATTAATTGGATTAATGTTAGAAGAAAGACCAGTAACAACGCTCTTTCTATTATTTTTTCCAATTATTATTGATGCCATAAATGTAGGTATATTAAGATCATTTTCCATATATGTGATTATTACCTCTATATCTTTTTTATTTTTGATAAAATCTATAAAGTCCTTAATGTCTTTATTGTCTACTTTTAGTTTGGTTGATCTAAGGTTCCCATACCAATATATTCTAGCAGTATCTCTCTCAATAACCTCATATATACCATTAATGATAGCCTGAGTTAAATTACTATGCGCAGCACTCCCAGTTGTTACAGAGGGACTAATTAAATTCTCTCCCCTTTCGGGAATATAGGGAGTTAATACAAAAGATGCAGGAACATAAACTTCCTCGTTTGTAAT contains:
- a CDS encoding SagB/ThcOx family dehydrogenase codes for the protein MVHYFVKVTKNRKKSTILDLGLLFHKNTSINPSNAKETSERIQKFYRTVNIDEFLFPSKQYVDRTRIKLPRIDVTSFSYDLVRAIVTRRSIRTFSYEPIKLNELSVLLKLSSGVVLIQDEENHSIYHRSFPTAGGLNSCHVYLISLNVDDLPFGSYYYDPLTHELIKIEEYQISQKNEFLDTLVKVLGNQEWIRTAGLILIITGDYSKIRLKYGDRGYRYLLLEAGHIMQNFYLIASMLNLGVCSIGGFYDDYIAKLIHVDNTNELVLYLGGMGKLV
- a CDS encoding YcaO-like family protein, coding for MRINCHVSNIEVFELSNYPLPVEKVIIFEPYHTDINLFLATVIGDKKYVKRLLGSCWDYPFSGSGVGITEREAVLRAFGEYTERFIGMYYQFIARDKMIFATYRDLDKMGLNALSPHSIQLFHKRQYQQKDFPYSKFCEDSLIKWMPGKSLITNEEVYVPASFVLTPYIPERGENLISPSVTTGSAAHSNLTQAIINGIYEVIERDTARIYWYGNLRSTKLKVDNKDIKDFIDFIKNKKDIEVIITYMENDLNIPTFMASIIIGKNNRKSVVTGLSSNINPINGLKKAITEAFHTYLWKLLTQPSPKQQLENFTDHVALYLDPKMYIHFIDFINSNEELSLQSLILASAVYSFDSAERHLNMLIRLLKNKVLDLIVVDITPEILRKTGIHVVKVIIPPLLSILAGHIQYLGDKRLYNFSGHSYEELRCIPHPYP